The Theileria annulata chromosome 2, complete sequence, *** SEQUENCING IN PROGRESS *** genomic sequence TGTTAATACATTTCCCACCAACGATGCATAGATTCTTGTGTTCGTATCAAATCCTACACATGCTTCTATAAGATCTCCTCCTAACGAGTTTCCTCCTGCTACTGGCACTCCTATTATACATGTTTTAGAATTTTTTGACATGAAATACTCCGTCACAAACGATGCCTGTGTCATACTCATTTCATCTCCCAAGAACACCAACCCATCCAAATCTAATGCTGTACATGTCTTATACACTGCTTCCAATTTATCTTTCTTCCATAAAAACGAACGTTTACTTCTCAACACTAATTCTAATCCTCCTTGATTCTTGAAACATTCGAAATCCTCTCCCTTCAACTCAATATATGAACTCTGTAATAATCCTTTAATTCCATGAAATGCTATACACTTTCCTCCCATTTTACTTACTCTTGTGAATATTCCCCAAAATACGTTTAACACTCCTGGTGCTTGTTTTCCTACTGGCACTACTCCTACTCTCAATGAATCTGATTTCATTTGTTCTGATGATACTAATGTACCCAATTTTTTCCCCATAcctataaatatattaatttatatattcttatACATAACAATAGTAAATAGTAATTAGGAGTATCTAAGGGTACtctaagggtattaggagtagttaagtcTAGTATATTACTAGTACTATGGTTATTAGGAGTATTCTAGGTACAGGTATTAGGTATACTAGGAGTACTCTAACTAGTCCTAATTACTAttaactactcctaatTAGTACATAACTACCTAGTTAACTCCGTAACTTGTTAACTACTTAACCGAGTATATTTGATACCTGTTGGTATAGTATTGAGTACAAGTTCATATTGATTGAAATGATTTAGTTTATGTTGATATGGATAATAGAGCATGATTTGATTTTTGATGTATTGATCGAACTCAACGTGTTGTTTGAATGGTACAAGTTTGGATTTGACATCTGAGCATACTATTGGTATATCTGGTATCACTTCTAATCTTTTTAATTCCAATTCACTCATAAAACTTTTATCTTTTCTTCTTAATCCAACATAATCTCCTATAACAGCGTTACGGAGCTTGGTAAAACGGTAACTAAGCCACGGAGGGGACTAAGGTACCCCGtaagggtataactaataaaCTAACTAAGGGTATAAATAGGTAAATAACTAAGGAACTAGTACCCCCGTAGGGGATGtacaagcaccgtaacgtacCATTGAATGGATAATTACCAACTAATTCTTTTAAAGttggtattaataatgtaaaacATCTTCTTTCATTGATATCATCCATATCAATACATTCATCATTCGATGATTCATGACTATAACTACTCATATCATCATCATATCCATTCATACGTGAACTACCCATACCTACACTACCCACTCCTACACTACCAACACTTACATTACTCACATTATTCATACTCACATTACTTACATTACTCATACTTACATTAGTCATATTCATACCAGTATTACTAgtattactaatactaacggtactattagtattagtaccaTTTACTACATTATCTAATCTACTAACTACATTTACTCCTCCATTATTACTCCTACTACTACTTCCATTATTACCATTAACTCCCATACCATTAACTCCATTGTTAGATCCTGTAACTCCTATATTACTACCATTAACTCCATTAGTACTTGATACTGTAACttgattatttaatttattaatatgatTAGATTGATATGTATTGAGatataatgataaatcaGTTGAATTGGATAATAATTGACTTGTAGTTAATTGTATTGGTCCAGGGCTTCTATATAAATCTTCATATTTCCAGATATCTCTTACTTTTTcaaatgttttaaataacTCACcatttaaatctaataatgTTTTTTTTATACTACatctataatttttatataattcttcTGTTACGGTgtccgttacggtgcttgctccaacagTAGTAGTCTGACTACTAGTAACAttatccttagtactagtattagtatctttagtaccattagtactatccttagtaatactatccttagtactGTTAGTTTCCGTGGTACCAGTCACCGTTACGGAGGAATTACTTTGTGATTTAtgtaatttcattaatgTAGTTAAATGTGAAAATGGTATACCTAATGGTATCCAATcttcaatattatttttaagaTTACGTATAGCAGCCATATAACCATTTTTACGTTGTGCTACTAATACAGAAGCTGTATAACCAAGTGAATAACAATATGAAGAATCGAATTCAGACGGTATTGCACATCTTCCTTCATAACCGAAATAATGTGTcatgataataatttcaagtaaatgatttaattttctacTTATGATTCTGGATTCTACTAACATACTTAATAAACTTTCTGTTGCTATTTTTGCCACTAATATTGAACCTGATGATTCTATATCACTTAATAATTGCTCTTGTATATTTGTTGGTAAAAAATTCCATATCTCTTTACtcttttttaatttattcacaTCAAAATTCttcaataaattttcttcagtttcttccgttacggtgtctggTCCACTACCAACAGTATTAGTACTTCCCTCAGTTCCCTCAGTTCCCTCAGTTCCCTCAGTTCccttagtatccttagtatccttagtatccttagtacctgaccccgtaacggaagacaccgtaacggcAGTATTAAGTTCTTGTACAAGAATTTTGAAATCAGGTATGAATTCAATTAATCCTTCAGGTATTAATATGACACCGAAAGTTTTCCCCATTTCATATCGTTTTTGCATTAAATCAACAATATCATCAACAATTTGTTGTAGTGAGATATTTTTCTGGCTAACTTCCTCACTTACTAATAACATATTCGGATGAGTTTGAAGTGCACACTCTAATGCTAAATGTGAAGCACTTCTTCCCATGATTCGTACaaaatgataattataCTGTGTTGAAGCTGCGTCTATACATAAATTTCCAATTAATTCTGAATATGTTCTAGCTGCCGTATCAAAACCAAATGTCAATtctatattatttgatCTTATATCACCATCTACTGTTTTTGGTACACCTACTACTACACATCTCTTCTCTGATTTCATAACCACATTTCCTAtacaattataaaatacataaTATAAGAGTAAATAAGAGTATTTAGGGGGTAATTATGGATAAATAAGGGTAAATAGGGGTAATCTAAGGGTGTATAAGGAGTATCTTAGGCCTTATGGCTATTAAGGGGTAAATAAGGTCCAATAgggtatataataatattttaatgagTAACTATAAGTTATTTAAGATATCTATGGTTATTTTAGGTAGATTTTTTTTGTTGTCACGAgtatacattattaatgtataaaaattcaaccaaaattttgaaattttgtATACTCGTAACAACAAAATTGTAAACTCGTGACTACTAATTGTAAACTCATAacaactaataataattaccAAATATCACAATAACTATTCCCaaatacccttaatacTTAGTACCCTTAATactagtatatatatatacaagactactatagactactgtagattggttaactacctaataacTATCTCCCTAATTATCTCCCTTACTACCTAATAACTACTATAACTATCtcccttaactacctaataacTATCTATACTACATTAGATTGATTACCATTTTTTGtattgtatttattatgATAATATTGTGCTAGATAATTGGAGATATTGGCTGCATTAGAATTGGATCCATCACCACCAACGATAATGAGTCCATCAAGTTCGAGTTCAGTTACAGTTTTGAGTACCATTTCgaattcattattattagcAATCATACCTCGGCCACTCATTAACATATTAAATCCACCTAGATTTCTATATTGATCCATTTGTTCttcatttataatttgatatcttttatatttaagaCCATCTAATCCTCCAATGAATCCAATTAATTGACTTTCTGGATTCCtatatttcaaataatCAAATACACCAGCTATCACATTATGTCCTCCTGGTGCTGGACCACCACTTAATATTAATCCAATCTTCATCTGattactatatattttattatatcttcTATCCATTATTTCCATTTCCATCTCCATATTAGTATTGgatattattgaattttcTATTACACTCTTCTTACGtcttatattattatccattaatgatattaaattataattactatcattctttatattctcattttccatattattttctacaGGAGTACCATCTATGGGATTCGGTTGTATAGGAGTACGTTCTACAGGTGTACGATCCATGGGATTAGGTTCTATAGGATTAACCCTAGTATCTACTCTAGTATCAGTTCTTGGATTAGTATTTAATTGTACAAAATTGGTAAGATTTGGATTTgatgatttattattagtattactaTTAGCTCCCTTATGAGTATGAGATGAATTGGTATATGTAGAATTAGTAATGGATGAATTGGTATGTGTAGAATTGGTATGTGTATAAAGTAATTGTGATTCAATTTTGACaagtttattattacaaatgTATGGTAGGAATTTGGAAACTTGTGGTAGCATTGATAAATCTTCACTGGAATCATCAAATTCAGTTAAAACATGATGGATACTCTGTAATACACTTGGTAATTTCACACGTCTTGCCATCTGTAATTCTTCATAAACACTTTTTGATGAATACATACTATTCACTCTTTTCAATGGatctatataattattagttacggtgcttgctccaacacTATAAGTAATTCTTAAGTACTTAAAGGGTAGTATAGTTAActatagtagttaagtagttctatagtagttaaggagtaatAAAGTAGCTACTAAGGGtattaggtatttaagtatttaagggtattaagtagttaagtagttaagggtagttaagggtattaaATAGTTAAGATACCAGTAGCATTGAGTGCTTTTTTGAATTTAGTAGTTTTAGTATCGAAAGTAAGTTTTTTATCGATATGagtataatttttatcattagaTTTTTCTAATGGATAACTTTCATTTATATCAGAATCATCTAAACGATTTTCACGACCagatgataaataattatcatcCAATGTATATAACATAAATGATCTACTAAAAGATCctacaaaatatttatttacttcattaaataaaatgaataattaaGATTAGATAAAACATACTGGAATCTCTTTTATTTTgattatacattttttggtaatttataaaaacaaattaaaatatgttacaatattaatattaatatattaataattaatattaatatattatattggataaaaaatttttatttgtaaagttggtacaaaaattttcataaagTTATTGTAGAGgtataattttaagatctgatttaaaagattattttacaaaGATTCCAAAATAACCTTccaattatttaattcgGCAGATTTATCCGAAAACACAACATAAAATCTTTTACgataataaaacaattaataaaacaatttaaaacaattttattaaatttgtcTTTCATCAATAGGGGAATCGTCAGGCTTTATGGGAacacattattaaaatctattatttcaataattcatattattattattttatttgtatttttatttattatatttaatgttttatattaatttttcataattttaatacgTCTCATTACATTACACAATTCATTACATTACACAATCATAcgtataataatttttttattcatCCAATTACTTTATCttacatattattatttaattttacttattattaattaattaattaattatattaaataagttagaataatataataatgtataaattatattagatGTTAGAAAGTATAGAATTACCTATATTGATAATTGTTGGTCCATCAGGTTCAGGGAAGACAACATTGAATTCTAGGCTTATAAAAGATTATCCAGAAATATTTGAATCGAGTGTGAGTTATACAAGTCGTCCAATGCGTATTGGTGAACGTGATGGTGTAcattatacatttatatcTACAGAAGAATTTGATCAAATGTATGTAGATGATGAATTTGTAGAATATACAAACTATGTAGGATCTAAATATGGTACAGCACGTTCAGAATTAAAGCGTATACAAAATTTGGGTAAAGTCCCAGTATTAGAAATTGATATTAAAGGatataaacaattattaaatgctaaattaaatttaaaaggTGTATTTATTGAACCACCATGTCTAGAAACTTTAAGACAACGATTAATTAAGAGAGGTTGTAATACTGAAGAATCCATTAATAAACGTGTTGAACGAGCTAATCAAGAAGTCGAAGAATCTTTGAAATGTCATTTTGACTTCAGATTACCAAATGAAAATCTTGATGAAGCTTATAattctttaattaataaattatctgAATGGTATCCAATCCataaaacataaaattaaatcaaatctTATATTTTGTCTACTAACTAGTAGAGTATTATAATATAGCTTTAATATGCTTGTAATACCATTATATGTTTAAATATCCTTA encodes the following:
- a CDS encoding pyrophosphate--fructose 6-phosphate 1-phosphotransferase alpha subunit, putative; translated protein: MLYTLDDNYLSSGRENRLDDSDINESYPLEKSNDKNYTHIDKKLTFDTKTTKFKKALNATDPLKRVNSMYSSKSVYEELQMARRVKLPSVLQSIHHVLTEFDDSSEDLSMLPQVSKFLPYICNNKLVKIESQLLYTHTNSTHTNSSITNSTYTNSSHTHKGANSNTNNKSSNPNLTNFVQLNTNPRTDTRVDTRVNPIEPNPMDRTPVERTPIQPNPIDGTPVENNMENENIKNDSNYNLISLMDNNIRRKKSVIENSIISNTNMEMEMEIMDRRYNKIYSNQMKIGLILSGGPAPGGHNVIAGVFDYLKYRNPESQLIGFIGGLDGLKYKRYQIINEEQMDQYRNLGGFNMLMSGRGMIANNNEFEMVLKTVTELELDGLIIVGGDGSNSNAANISNYLAQYYHNKYNTKNGNVVMKSEKRCVVVGVPKTVDGDIRSNNIELTFGFDTAARTYSELIGNLCIDAASTQYNYHFVRIMGRSASHLALECALQTHPNMLLVSEEVSQKNISLQQIVDDIVDLMQKRYEMGKTFGVILIPEGLIEFIPDFKILVQELNTAVTVSSVTGSGTKDTKDTKDTKGTEGTEGTEGTEGSTNTVGSGPDTVTEETEENLLKNFDVNKLKKSKEIWNFLPTNIQEQLLSDIESSGSILVAKIATESLLSMLVESRIISRKLNHLLEIIIMTHYFGYEGRCAIPSEFDSSYCYSLGYTASVLVAQRKNGYMAAIRNLKNNIEDWIPLGIPFSHLTTLMKLHKSQSNSSVTVTGTTETNSTKDSITKDSTNGTKDTNTSTKDNVTSSQTTTVGASTVTDTVTEELYKNYRCSIKKTLLDLNGELFKTFEKVRDIWKYEDLYRSPGPIQLTTSQLLSNSTDLSLYLNTYQSNHINKLNNQVTVSSTNGVNGSNIGVTGSNNGVNGMGVNGNNGSSSRSNNGGVNVVSRLDNVVNGTNTNSTVSISNTSNTGMNMTNVSMSNVSNVSMNNVSNVSVGSVGVGSVGMGSSRMNGYDDDMSSYSHESSNDECIDMDDINERRCFTLLIPTLKELVGNYPFNGDYVGLRRKDKSFMSELELKRLEVIPDIPIVCSDVKSKLVPFKQHVEFDQYIKNQIMLYYPYQHKLNHFNQYELVLNTIPTGMGKKLGTLVSSEQMKSDSLRVGVVPVGKQAPGVLNVFWGIFTRVSKMGGKCIAFHGIKGLLQSSYIELKGEDFECFKNQGGLELVLRSKRSFLWKKDKLEAVYKTCTALDLDGLVFLGDEMSMTQASFVTEYFMSKNSKTCIIGVPVAGGNSLGGDLIEACVGFDTNTRIYASLVGNVLTDAISMPKYWHFVKILGRFPSVDVLECALQTHPNVVIIAEEYRNSDKSLFDIVDEIANAIVKRSKLGKNFGTVLIPDHLVLHLPNTKNMLQEIGNALNKANQLNKRKNAIQQLMSYSVYSTNTTNTNGTKDNGKDTNGKDKDMDNIVDVEDNMGEYVKMITPWSLALFSSFPEYIRREILNMDFTDLGLENLEIEVMLAKMVKEELLIRKKRGEYNGNYAAVTHYFGYQGRCAIPSEFDCSLAYSYGHLAAICVESKLSGFCCSIRAVCGAVKDWKLFATPFTCMMKIAPDSFKMLINPKSEMPIIPPNNVSLNGKPFMKLKSARRKWLVEDLFNNPGPIQFNSFVGTQNIMLIIEHSQYYHMITSVERFTEIIKNICKFGVSEEYLHHAFIQLWGLIKITQDKNQLISLSQDFKLL
- a CDS encoding guanylate kinase, putative (chr2.C.cand.201 - guanylate kinase) is translated as MLESIELPILIIVGPSGSGKTTLNSRLIKDYPEIFESSVSYTSRPMRIGERDGVHYTFISTEEFDQMYVDDEFVEYTNYVGSKYGTARSELKRIQNLGKVPVLEIDIKGYKQLLNAKLNLKGVFIEPPCLETLRQRLIKRGCNTEESINKRVERANQEVEESLKCHFDFRLPNENLDEAYNSLINKLSEWYPIHKT